From Pongo pygmaeus isolate AG05252 chromosome 1, NHGRI_mPonPyg2-v2.0_pri, whole genome shotgun sequence, one genomic window encodes:
- the LOC129034019 gene encoding ferritin heavy chain-like, protein MSPDDAAIFVGHYYWQASYKHLEFHEGECLMTDGSTWTRQLLLKPQHVCTALKNFAKYFLHQSHEEREHAEKLMKLQNQQGDRIFLQDIKKPDCDDWESGLNAMECALHLEKNVNQSLLELHKLATDKNDPHLCDFIETHYLNEQVKAIKELGDHVTNLCKMGAPESGLAEYLFDKHTLGDSDNES, encoded by the exons ATGTCCCCAGATGATGCTGCCAT ATTTGTAGGCCACTACTACTGGCAAGCATCATACAAGCATTTGGAATTCCATGAGGGGGAAT GTCTGATGACCGACGGTTCCACCTGGACCCGCCAACTGCTCCT GAAACCCCAACATGTATGCACTGCCTTGAAGAACTTTGCCAAATACTTTCTTCACCAATCTCATGAGGAGAGGGAACATGCTGAGAAACTGATGAAGCTTCAGAACCAACAAGGTGACCGAATCTTCCTTCAGGATATCAAGAAACCAGATTGTGATGACTGGGAGAGCGGGCTGAATGCGATGGAGTGTGcattacatttggaaaaaaatgtgaatcAGTCACTACTGGAACTACACAAACTGGCCACTGACAAAAATGACCCCCATTTGTGTGACTTCATTGAGACACATTACCTGAATGAGCAGGTGAAAGCCATCAAAGAATTGGGTGACCACGTGACCAACTTGTGCAAGATGGGAGCACCTGAATCTGGCTTGGCAGAATATCTCTTTGACAAGCACACCCTGGGAGACAGTGATAATGAAAGCTAA